One window of the Pelomicrobium methylotrophicum genome contains the following:
- the cas4g/cas1g gene encoding CRISPR-associated endonuclease Cas4g/Cas1g, which produces MNDAQRELPLPFPELAGDLPLLPARMVNEYQYCPRLAYLEWVQGEWAESADTVEGRHAHRRVDRPSGELPSPEEAAEGERIHARSITLSSNRLGLIAKMDLIEGEGGRVVPVDYKRGKRPHVAHGAYDPERVQLCVQAMILEEHGYTCDEGVLYFTESRERVRVPFDETLRAATRNAIDGLRLIAAGGQIPPPLEDSPKCPRCSLVGICLPDEVNFLRRQETPPRPLAVAHDQALPLYVQARNAKVSKKGEVLEIYVEDEKAQTVRLIDVSQLVLMGNVYVTTPTLHELMAREIPVSWHSFGGWFLGHTFGTGHKNVEIRTAQYRASFDPFTCLQLSKGFVVAKIQNARTLLRRNWKGEERPEDLTAQFQEDIRRAQRAKNLPELLGAEGQAAARYFSHFSALLSRGHDGASMAFDFRTRNRRPPTDPVNALLSYAYSLLVRTWTVVLSAVGFDPYRGFYHQPRYGRPALALDMMEPFRPLIADSSVIQAINNGEVRPTDFISAAGSVALTPDGRKRFIAAFERRLSHEITHPLFGYKVSYRRLFELQARLLARYLLGEIPEYPNFTTR; this is translated from the coding sequence TGGAGGGCCGCCACGCCCACCGGCGGGTGGACCGGCCGAGCGGCGAGCTTCCATCGCCCGAAGAAGCCGCGGAAGGCGAGCGGATTCATGCCCGTTCCATCACCCTTTCCTCCAACCGGCTCGGCCTGATCGCCAAAATGGACTTGATCGAGGGAGAAGGCGGTCGCGTCGTCCCAGTGGACTACAAACGGGGAAAGCGGCCCCATGTGGCCCACGGCGCCTACGATCCCGAGCGGGTGCAGCTCTGCGTTCAAGCGATGATTCTGGAAGAGCACGGCTACACCTGCGATGAGGGCGTGCTTTATTTCACGGAGAGCCGGGAGCGGGTCCGCGTGCCTTTTGATGAGACACTGCGAGCCGCGACGCGCAATGCCATCGACGGACTGCGGCTCATCGCGGCGGGCGGGCAGATCCCGCCGCCGCTGGAGGACAGCCCCAAGTGCCCCCGCTGCTCGCTGGTGGGCATCTGTCTCCCGGACGAAGTGAACTTCCTTCGGCGGCAGGAAACGCCGCCCCGGCCGCTCGCTGTGGCCCACGACCAAGCGCTGCCGCTCTATGTCCAGGCGCGCAATGCCAAGGTGAGCAAGAAGGGCGAGGTGTTAGAGATTTACGTCGAGGATGAAAAAGCGCAGACCGTGCGTCTGATCGACGTCTCGCAGCTTGTGCTCATGGGAAACGTTTACGTCACCACGCCCACGTTGCACGAGTTGATGGCGCGGGAAATTCCCGTCTCCTGGCATTCCTTCGGCGGCTGGTTTCTGGGCCACACCTTCGGCACGGGTCACAAGAACGTGGAGATCCGCACCGCCCAGTATCGAGCGAGCTTTGACCCGTTCACCTGCCTGCAGCTTTCGAAAGGCTTCGTGGTCGCCAAGATCCAGAACGCGCGGACCCTTTTGCGGCGAAACTGGAAAGGCGAGGAACGCCCCGAGGATTTGACGGCCCAATTCCAGGAAGACATCCGCCGGGCGCAGCGGGCGAAGAATCTGCCGGAGCTTCTGGGCGCCGAGGGACAGGCGGCAGCGCGCTATTTCAGCCATTTTTCAGCCCTGCTAAGCCGCGGCCACGACGGTGCGTCCATGGCCTTTGATTTCCGGACGCGCAATCGCCGGCCGCCCACCGATCCGGTGAACGCGCTGCTTTCTTACGCTTATTCGCTTCTGGTGCGCACCTGGACGGTCGTGCTCTCCGCGGTCGGCTTCGACCCCTATCGCGGCTTCTACCACCAGCCGCGATATGGCCGCCCTGCCCTCGCCCTGGACATGATGGAGCCGTTCAGGCCCTTGATTGCCGATTCCAGCGTGATCCAGGCGATCAACAACGGCGAGGTGCGCCCCACGGATTTCATCAGCGCGGCAGGCAGCGTCGCCTTAACGCCTGACGGGCGCAAGCGCTTCATCGCCGCCTTCGAGCGCCGTTTGAGCCACGAGATCACCCATCCCCTGTTTGGATACAAGGTGAGCTACCGGCGTCTTTTTGAACTTCAAGCCCGGCTCCTTGCGCGCTATCTGCTGGGCGAGATCCCGGAGTACCCCAACTTCACGACCCGTTGA
- the cas2 gene encoding CRISPR-associated endonuclease Cas2 has product MNEERLYIVAYDIRHPKRWRRVFRIMQGYGEWLQLSVFQCRLSRERHAELIALLDGIIHHGEDHVVLLDLGLAERVVPRVVSLGKTFTPIEREPVIV; this is encoded by the coding sequence GTGAACGAGGAACGCCTATACATTGTCGCTTACGACATCCGCCACCCGAAACGTTGGCGCAGGGTCTTTCGGATCATGCAGGGATACGGGGAATGGCTTCAGCTTTCCGTGTTCCAGTGTCGCCTGAGCCGCGAGCGACATGCAGAGTTGATTGCATTGTTGGACGGCATTATTCACCATGGGGAAGATCACGTGGTTCTGCTCGACCTCGGCCTTGCCGAGCGGGTCGTGCCCAGGGTCGTGAGTCTCGGCAAGACCTTTACACCCATTGAGCGCGAGCCGGTGATCGTGTGA